One stretch of Glycine soja cultivar W05 chromosome 7, ASM419377v2, whole genome shotgun sequence DNA includes these proteins:
- the LOC114420180 gene encoding uncharacterized protein LOC114420180: protein MYMYSSISFSTSVLINPRKIQTLGIPSTTMSWACKKCTFVNPPSQKGECEICFSPASPSASGPSSSSSPPKWSCKACTFLNPYNNPSCEVCGTRCPVLSLSNLTDLNDATDHDSSVGSVFFPLRTCKKRKAIDDDDDSSEVKVKPSDKATDITGDENIDSGKAFKILSYNVWFREDLELHKRMKAIGDLVQFHSPDFICFQEVTPNIYDIFKRSTWWSGYRCSVSSEMDYSRPYFCMVLSKLPVKSFSKKPFSNSIMGRELCIAEVEAARGTSLVIATSHLESPSPGPPKWDQMFSKERVVQANEAINLLKKQPNVVFGGDMNWNDNLDGQYPLQDGWVDAWSQLRPNENGWTYDTKANQMLTGNRTVQKRLDRFICRLTDFKITSVDMIGMEAIPGVSYNKEKKVRKEIKQLVLPILPSDHYGLLLTISSK, encoded by the exons ATGTACATGTActcttcaatttcattttcaacctCTGTTCTCATAAACCCTAGAAAAATTCAAACTCTTGGGATTCCATCAACAACGATGTCTTGGGCATGCAAAAAATGCACCTTTGTGAACCCCCCTTCTCAAAAAGGGGAATGCGAAATCTGCTTTTCCCCTGCGTCCCCGTCGGCATCGGGTCCTTCTTCGTCTTCGTCGCCCCCAAAATGGTCGTGCAAGGCCTGCACTTTCTTAAACCCTTACAACAACCCCTCTTGCGAGGTCTGCGGCACTCGATGCCCCGTTCTCTCCCTTTCTAATCTCACCGACTTGAATGATGCCACCGATCACGATTCTTCTGTGGGTTCTGTTTTCTTCCCTCTTCGAACCTGCAAAAAGAGAAAGGCCATCGACGACGACGACGATTCTTCTGAGGTCAAGGTCAAGCCATCCGATAAAGCTACCGATATCACCGGTGATG AGAATATTGACTCAGGAAAAGCCTTCAAGATATTGAGTTACAATGTTTGGTTCCGGGAAGACTTGGAGTTGCACAAGAGGATGAAGGCTATTGGCGACCTTGTTCAGTTCCATTCCCCTGACTTTATCTGTTTCCAG GAGGTTACTCCCAATATATATGACATTTTCAAGCGATccacttggtggagtgggtaTCGTTGCTCAGTTTCTTCTGAGATGGATTATTCAAGACCCTACTTTTGTATGGTG TTAAGCAAACTGCCTGTGAAATCATTCAGCAAGAAGCCCTTCAGCAATTCTATAATGGGAAGAGAACTTTGCATTGCGGAGGTTGAAGCTGCAAGAGGCACGTCATTGGTTATTGCCACAAGCCATCTTGAGAGCCCCAGTCCAGGCCCTCCAAAATGGGATCAGATGTTCAGCAAGGAAAGAGTAGTGCAGGCCAATGAGGCTATAAACCTTCTCAAGAAACAGCCAAATGTTGTTTTTGGAGGTGACATGAACTGGAATGACAACCTGGATGGTCAATATCCTCTACAAGATGGATGGGTTGATGCCTGGTCTCAACTAAGGCCAAATGAAAATGGTTGGACTTATGACACCAAGGCAAACCAGATGTTGACAGGCAACCGTACTGTGCAAAAGCGATTGGATCGCTTTATTTGCCGTTTAACTGATTTTAAGATAACCAGTGTTGACATGATTGGGATGGAAGCAATACCTGGTGTTTCatacaacaaagaaaagaaagtacgAAAGGAGATAAAACAACTGGTACTCCCTATTTTGCCTAGTGATCACTATGGCCTGCTTTTGACAATTTCTAGTAAGTAA